The following are from one region of the Sulfurimicrobium lacus genome:
- the atzF gene encoding allophanate hydrolase, producing MQDFSLDIASLRRLYLNGQLTPRQLVDALLARPDDGNPVWIHRLSPAELYRYADALAGKDPAALPLYGIPFAIKDNIDLAGAPTTAACPEFAYLPEKSATVVQRLIDAGAIPLGKTNLDQFATGLNGTRSPYGACRNAFDPAYISGGSSSGSAVAVATGQASFSLGTDTAGSGRVPAAFNNIVGHKPTCGWLSTSGVVPACRSLDSVSIFALTAQDAEQVLAVAAGFNESDPYSRPAQGHGFDFGRAQAFRFGVPRADQLQFFGNAEAERLFGEVLARLQALGGQPVEIDFAPFLDAARLLYEGPWVAERYAAIKDFFDSQADRIFPPVRDIIAGASRFSAADAFAGQYRLRALKREADRVWDTIDCLVTPTAGTIYPIAAMQADPIRLNANLGYYTNFMNLLDYAATAVPAGFQADGLPFGITLVAPAHQDGPLLRLAGRMQTAVATPLGATGLPQPESSAISLLPSGQVRVAVVGAHLSGLPLNWQLTQRGGRLVAGTHTAPCYRFYALPDGKRPGLVRVAEGGAAIECEVWELPASEFGSFVAGIPAPLGIGKVELEDGSTVNGFICEGIGITGAVDITGFGGWRAYLRQRDGAGA from the coding sequence ATGCAAGACTTTTCCCTCGACATCGCCAGCCTGCGCCGGCTTTACCTGAACGGCCAGCTCACCCCGCGCCAGCTGGTGGACGCGCTGCTGGCGCGGCCCGACGACGGCAACCCGGTGTGGATTCACCGCCTCTCCCCGGCGGAGCTGTACCGCTACGCCGACGCCCTGGCGGGCAAGGACCCGGCCGCCCTGCCCCTGTACGGCATCCCTTTCGCCATCAAGGACAACATCGACCTGGCCGGCGCGCCCACCACGGCGGCCTGCCCGGAATTCGCCTACCTGCCGGAAAAGAGCGCCACGGTGGTGCAGCGCCTGATCGACGCGGGCGCCATCCCGCTCGGCAAGACCAACCTCGACCAGTTCGCCACCGGCCTCAACGGCACCCGCTCGCCCTACGGTGCCTGCCGCAACGCCTTCGACCCGGCCTACATCTCCGGCGGATCGAGCTCGGGTTCGGCGGTGGCGGTGGCCACCGGGCAGGCGAGCTTCTCCCTCGGCACTGACACCGCCGGCTCCGGCAGGGTGCCGGCGGCGTTCAACAACATCGTCGGCCACAAGCCCACCTGCGGCTGGCTGTCGACCAGCGGCGTGGTGCCGGCCTGCCGCTCGCTGGACAGCGTGTCCATTTTCGCGCTGACGGCGCAGGACGCAGAACAGGTGCTGGCCGTGGCGGCGGGGTTCAACGAGTCCGACCCCTATTCCCGCCCGGCGCAGGGCCACGGCTTTGATTTCGGCCGCGCGCAGGCGTTCCGTTTCGGGGTGCCGCGCGCCGACCAGCTGCAGTTCTTCGGCAACGCGGAAGCCGAGCGCCTGTTCGGTGAGGTGCTGGCGCGGCTGCAGGCGCTCGGTGGCCAGCCGGTGGAGATCGATTTCGCGCCTTTCCTGGACGCCGCCCGCCTGCTCTACGAAGGGCCGTGGGTGGCGGAGCGCTACGCAGCCATCAAGGATTTTTTCGACAGCCAGGCCGACAGGATATTTCCCCCGGTGCGCGACATCATCGCCGGAGCCAGCCGCTTTTCCGCCGCCGATGCCTTCGCCGGGCAATACCGTTTGCGCGCGCTGAAGCGCGAGGCCGACCGGGTATGGGACACCATCGACTGCCTGGTCACGCCGACCGCCGGCACGATCTACCCCATCGCCGCCATGCAGGCCGACCCGATCCGGTTGAATGCCAATTTAGGCTATTACACCAACTTCATGAACCTGCTGGATTACGCGGCGACCGCCGTGCCGGCCGGGTTCCAGGCGGATGGGCTGCCTTTCGGCATTACCCTGGTGGCGCCTGCTCATCAGGATGGTCCGCTGCTGCGCCTGGCAGGCCGCATGCAGACGGCTGTTGCCACGCCGCTGGGTGCCACCGGCCTGCCTCAGCCCGAGTCTTCTGCCATCAGTCTCCTGCCTTCTGGCCAGGTGCGGGTGGCGGTAGTGGGCGCACACCTCTCTGGGCTGCCGCTCAACTGGCAGCTTACGCAGCGCGGCGGGCGGCTGGTGGCCGGCACCCATACCGCGCCCTGCTACCGTTTTTACGCGCTGCCGGACGGCAAGCGGCCGGGGCTGGTGCGGGTGGCGGAAGGGGGAGCGGCTATCGAGTGCGAGGTTTGGGAGCTGCCGGCCAGTGAGTTTGGCTCTTTCGTGGCGGGGATTCCTGCGCCGCTGGGGATCGGGAAGGTGGAACTGGAGGATGGGAGTACGGTGAACGGGTTTATTTGCGAAGGGATTGGAATAACGGGTGCGGTGGACATCACCGGGTTTGGCGGGTGGCGGGCTTATCTTCGGCAGCGGGATGGCGCGGGGGCATAA
- a CDS encoding DUF2188 domain-containing protein: MSDKKDSNNLFVERRPQGDYAVRKPNAERASAVAPTQAEAIERAKELNPDAAVHVERVRNTNTGNPDKWRKP, from the coding sequence ATGAGCGACAAGAAAGATAGCAATAACCTTTTTGTAGAACGCCGACCACAAGGCGATTATGCCGTCCGCAAGCCGAATGCTGAAAGGGCTAGCGCGGTCGCACCGACACAGGCGGAAGCAATCGAGCGTGCAAAAGAGTTAAACCCAGATGCAGCCGTTCACGTTGAGCGCGTCCGAAATACCAATACTGGGAATCCAGACAAGTGGCGGAAGCCATAG